One Hordeum vulgare subsp. vulgare chromosome 4H, MorexV3_pseudomolecules_assembly, whole genome shotgun sequence DNA window includes the following coding sequences:
- the LOC123448704 gene encoding vacuolar-sorting receptor 1-like — MMGPAPSWWAVLLLVLLAMADAVAGRFVVEKNSVQVTSPENLKGKYECAIGNFGLPQYGGTLQGWVVYPKDNRQACKEFDVSFKGHKSGARPNFVLIDRGECFFTTKAWNAQLAGAAAILVVDSKDEPLITMDNPEDTGTKHLENITIPSVLITKKLGEDLKKSAENGDMVSVLLDWRESLPHPDERVEYEFWTNSNDECGPKCDMQMDFVKSFRGTAQVLEQKGYTQFTPHYITWYCPEAFTVSKQCKSQCINHGRYCAPDPEQDFSKGYDGKDVVVQNLHQVCVFKVANDTGKPWLWWDYVHDFAIRCPMKEKKYTHDCASHVIKSLGLDMEKINKCVGDPEADEENPILKAEQDAQIGHGKRGDVTILPTLVVNNRQYRGKLDKGAVLKAICSGFEETTEPAICLSEDVQTNECLENHGGCWVDKANNVTACKDTFRGRVCECPIVKGVKFVGDGYTNCEASGVGRCEINNGGCWKETKNGKTISACSHEESEGCKCPQGFKGDGVKSCEDIDECKTKSACQCNGCSCENTWGSYECSCGSSNMLYMREQDTCISKQAASSVGWSFMWVIFFGLVFAGVGAYAVYKYRLRSYMDSEIRAIMAQYMPLDSQEGANQQQHVAHAGDI; from the exons ATGATGGGTCCTGCTCCTTCGTGGTGGGCtgtgctgctgctggtgctgctggcCATGGCGGACGCCGTGGCGGGGAGGTTCGTGGTGGAGAAGAACAGCGTGCAGGTCACCTCGCCGGAGAATCTCAAGGGCAAGTACGAGTGCGCCATCGGCAACTTCGGCCTGCCGCAGTACGGGGGCACCTTGCAAGGCTGGGTCGTCTACCCCAAGGACAACAGGCAGGCCTGCAAGGAGTTCGACGTCTCCTTCAAGGGACACAAGTCGGGAGCCCGCCCCAACTTCGTCCTCATCGACCGCGGAG AATGCTTTTTCACAACAAAGGCATGGAATGCGCAACTTGCTGGAGCTGCAGCAATTCTCGTTGTGGATAGCAAGGACGAGCCTTTGATCACAATGGACAACCCAGAAGATACTGGCACGAAGCACTTAGAAAATATCACTATTCCATCTGTGCTGATAACAAAGAAATTGGGCGAGGACCTTAAGAAATCTGCTGAAAATGGTGACATGGTTAGTGTCCTCCTGGATTGGAGGGAATCCCTTCCCCATCCTGATGAGCGTGTAGAGTATGAATTCTGGACAAACAGTAATGATGAATGTGGTCCTAAATGTGATATGCAAATGGATTTTGTGAAGAGCTTCAGAGGAACTGCACAAGTTCTTGAGCAGAAGGGTTACACACAATTCACTCCTCATTATATTACATGGTATTGCCCGGAAGCTTTTACCGTGAGCAAGCAATGCAAATCCCAGTGCATAAATCATGGGAGATATTGTGCACCTGACCCAGAGCAGGATTTCAGCAAAGGATATGATGGAAAGGATGTCGTGGTCCAGAATTTACATCAAGTCTGTGTATTCAAGGTTGCCAATGACACTGGCAAGCCATGGTTGTGGTGGGATTATGTACATGACTTTGCCATTAGATGCCCAATGAAGGAGAAGAAATACACACATGACTGCGCAAGTCATGTTATTAAGTCACTTG GTTTGGACATGGAGAAGATAAACAAGTGTGTTGGAGATCCTGAAGCTGATGAGGAAAATCCAATTCTAAAGGCGGAACAAGATGCCCAA ATTGGTCATGGTAAACGAGGAGATGTCACAATACTGCCAACCCTTGTCGTCAATAACAGGCAATACCGAG GTAAGTTGGACAAAGGTGCCGTGCTAAAAGCAATCTGTTCGGGATTTGAGGAGACAACTGAGCCCGCTATTTGTTTGAGTGAAG ATGTTCAAACAAATGAGTGTTTGGAGAACCATGGAGGTTGCTGGGTCGACAAGGCTAATAACGTCACCGCATGCAAG GATACCTTCCGTGGGCGTGTTTGTGAGTGCCCTATTGTCAAAGGTGTAAAATTTGTGGGGGATGGATATACCAACTGTGAAG CTTCCGGTGTTGGTAGGTGTGAGATCAACAATGGAGGATGCTGGAAAGAAACTAAGAATGGGAAGACAATATCTGCCTGCTCG catgaagaatctgaaggctgcaaaTGTCCACAAGGTTTCAAGGGCGATGGTGTAAAAAGCTGTGAAG ATATTGATGAATGCAAAACGAAATCTGCCTGTCAGTGCAATGGCTGCAGTTGCGAAAATACATGGGGAAGCTACGAATGCAGCTGTGGTAGCAGCAACATGTTATACATGAGAGAGCAAGACACGTGCATCA GCAAGCAAGCTGCCTCCTCAGTCGGGTGGAGCTTCATGTGGGTTATTTTCTTTGGACTTGTATTTGCCGGGGTCGGAGCATATGCAGTATACAAATACAGGCTACGG AGCTACATGGATTCGGAGATCCGCGCCATCATGGCTCAGTACATGCCTTTGGACAGCCAAGAAGGTGCAAACCAGCAACAGCATGTGGCGCATGCTGGTGATATCTGA